CGGTCGTACTTGCCGGTCAGCAGGCCGTAGGCCAGCGGGCTCCACGGCACCAGGCCCATGCCGAATGCCTGGCCCAGAGGGACGTGCTCGCTCTCGGCGCCGCGCTCGACCAGCGAGTAGAAGTACTGCAGCCCGACGGGCGCCGGCAGGCCCCGCAGCCGCGCCAGCGTGGCGAGCTGCGCGGCGTACCAGGCCGGCGTGTTCGAGATGCCCCAGTAGCGGATCTTCCCCGCCCCGATCAGCGCCGCCATGGTCTGGAGCAGCTCCTCCGCCGGGGTGATGCCGTCCCAGATGTGGATCCAGTAGAGGTCGATGAAGTCGGTGCGCAGCCGCCGCAGCGAGCGCTCCACCGCGGCCTGGACGTGCCGCGCGCCGTTGCCGCCCTGATGGAAGCCCTGGCCCGTGGCGAACCCCGACTTGGTGGCGATCACCATCCGGTCGCGCAGGCCGCGCTCGGCGACGAAGGCGCCGACCATCTCCTCCGAGCGGCCGCCCGAGTACACGTCCGCGGTGTCGATGAAGTTGCCGCCCAGCTCGACGTAGCGCTCGAAGATGGCTCGGCTGCCGGCCTCGTCGGCGCCCCATCGCGCGGTGCCGAAGGTCATC
This genomic window from Pararoseomonas sp. SCSIO 73927 contains:
- a CDS encoding aldo/keto reductase, with translation MNLQTYRPLGRSGLLVSPLALGTMTFGTARWGADEAGSRAIFERYVELGGNFIDTADVYSGGRSEEMVGAFVAERGLRDRMVIATKSGFATGQGFHQGGNGARHVQAAVERSLRRLRTDFIDLYWIHIWDGITPAEELLQTMAALIGAGKIRYWGISNTPAWYAAQLATLARLRGLPAPVGLQYFYSLVERGAESEHVPLGQAFGMGLVPWSPLAYGLLTGKYDRAAVEAAVPRQGGVPNQGQADGPPRPEGDKRLDGDNPFGDTLFTERNWAIVEAVKRVAEEIGETPARVALAWVVGRPGVASTLMGVSRAEQVADNVAALGLGLAPDKREALDAASGGGQTFLYGLLQPGVRNQVVFGGADVRG